DNA sequence from the Parasphaerochaeta coccoides DSM 17374 genome:
ATGTTTCCCGGCCAGTCATAGGTGAACAGTGCGTTCCTCGCTCTGTTGCTGAAGCCTACGATAGGCTTGTTGTTCTCCTTGGCGAAGTGTTCCAGGAAGGATGTACTAAGAAGCATGATATCGTCTTTTCTTTCCCTGAGAGGCGGAACATCAATATGGACAACATTCAGACGGTAGTACAAGTCTTCCCTGAAATTACCTTTCGCTATTTCTTCCTGGAGATTCCTGTTCGTAGCGCTGATTACACGGACATCGACACTCAGGGTCTTCTCTCCTCCAACCCGTTCAAACGTTTTTTCCTGGAGAACGCGAAGTATCTTGATTTGAGTAGCCTGGCTTATCTCGCCGATTTCATCCAAAAAGATAGTACCGCCGTCAGCAAGTTCAAAACGACCCTTCTGCTGGCTTACAGCTCCGGTGAAGGCTCCTTTTTCATGACCGAATAACTCACTTTCCAGCAGGCTTGAACTTAACGCGGCGCAGTGGACTTTGATGAAAGGACCGGATGAACGAGTCGAAAAATCATGGATGGCATCTGAGACGAGCTCTTTGCCTACTCCGCTTTCCCCCGTTATCAAGACGGAAGCCTTGGTCGGAGCAATCTGTTGGATCATATCCATCATGCGCACCAGCTTGGAACTTTTTCCGATAATTTTATCATATTTCGTGCGCGCACGGAGCTGCTTGACCTCCTCCTGTAGTTGCTGATGCTGGTCATACAGGTCACGATTATCCAAGGAACGTTTTACAAGCAAGGTGAGACGGTCAAGGTTCACTGGTTTTGTGATGAAGTCAACCGCGCCATCACGCATGGCCGTCACGGCGCTTTCAATCGTGCCGTGTCCGGTCAGGATGACTACGGGCAGACGGGGATATGCGCCTGAGATTTTTTTGAGAAGCTCCTCTCCTGAGAGGCCAGGCATCCGCAAGTCGGAAATGACAAGATCGACAGTCTGAGAGTTGATGAGATTCCATGCCTCGGTACCATCAGCGGCGAGCAGGACGGCATACCCTTCCAGTTCCATGGCCATGCCAAGACCTTCTCGAATGTTCTTTTCGTCATCAGCTATCAAGATTGTGCGCTTCACAGCTAACCTCCTCCACATTGATCATTTCCTCCAAGAAATTCGCATCTTTGAGGCTGTCAGGCAATGTCATCCATTCGCTGCGGGGAACAGGGAAAATCATGGTGAATGTAGTACCCCGTCCGGGTTCACTGGAAACTGAAATATCACCACCATGCTCCTTGATGATTTTGAAGACAACAGTAAGTCCTAATCCGGTACCAGAAGATTTTGTCGTAAAATAGGGTTCGAATATCTTTGACAAATGTTCTGGCTTGATACCGGTTCCCGTATCACTGACTTTAAGATGCACCACGTTGCCCACCAACTTGGTAGAAACAGTGAGGATTCCACCCTGTGGTTCCATTGCATTCATCGCATTCTTAATCAGATTCAACAGAACCTGCTTCATCAGGTTCTCATCAAGAGAGAGTCGCGGCAGATAGTCTTGAAGCTCAAGTCGAAGCGCGACATGTTGTTCATCAAGTTCCGGCATGACGAAGGATGTCAGATCCGAGATAAGACGGTTCAAGTCCTGTATACGGAGGTGGACATCCATAGGACGCACGGCAAAAAGAAAATCCACGACAATACGGTTCAGCCGATCGATTTCTTCTTCAAGGACATGGATGTAACGTTCCGCCTCATCTTCTGTGAGTTCGCCTTTCCTTTCAAAAGCCTTGCTCAACAACTGGAGATGGATTCCCATTGATGCCAATGGATTCTTGATTTCATGAGCGACACTTGCCGCCATGGTCGTCATCTGCGCCAGACTTTCGCTACGACGCAGACGGGTATCATTCCTCTTACGTTCCGTGATGTCGGTCGCTACAAGCATTTCATAGA
Encoded proteins:
- a CDS encoding sigma-54-dependent transcriptional regulator, with the translated sequence MKRTILIADDEKNIREGLGMAMELEGYAVLLAADGTEAWNLINSQTVDLVISDLRMPGLSGEELLKKISGAYPRLPVVILTGHGTIESAVTAMRDGAVDFITKPVNLDRLTLLVKRSLDNRDLYDQHQQLQEEVKQLRARTKYDKIIGKSSKLVRMMDMIQQIAPTKASVLITGESGVGKELVSDAIHDFSTRSSGPFIKVHCAALSSSLLESELFGHEKGAFTGAVSQQKGRFELADGGTIFLDEIGEISQATQIKILRVLQEKTFERVGGEKTLSVDVRVISATNRNLQEEIAKGNFREDLYYRLNVVHIDVPPLRERKDDIMLLSTSFLEHFAKENNKPIVGFSNRARNALFTYDWPGNIRELRNCVESAVVMSRGTVIEVEDLPPIVANAETDVRITLPVGITLAEAEKELIVNTIARNGGNKSKAAEVLGIGRKTLHRKLQEYQIEKE
- a CDS encoding two-component system sensor histidine kinase NtrB, translated to MNKFAKRAISKIGQMDPQDVVRLFKHLVAETELLESVLDSLSDGIILYDSSHKIVYLNRVVTTLIPLKRFSSYHGIRLDDALADKDILGFLKEYWAGKIHADQNNEFNYQKGDTVKTILMTLSTFRGQDDELTGTEVYEMLVATDITERKRNDTRLRRSESLAQMTTMAASVAHEIKNPLASMGIHLQLLSKAFERKGELTEDEAERYIHVLEEEIDRLNRIVVDFLFAVRPMDVHLRIQDLNRLISDLTSFVMPELDEQHVALRLELQDYLPRLSLDENLMKQVLLNLIKNAMNAMEPQGGILTVSTKLVGNVVHLKVSDTGTGIKPEHLSKIFEPYFTTKSSGTGLGLTVVFKIIKEHGGDISVSSEPGRGTTFTMIFPVPRSEWMTLPDSLKDANFLEEMINVEEVSCEAHNLDS